The genomic window GGCAATCATGACAGTGCTGAAAGGCTGTCTTTTGGAAGCTCCTGGTACAGGCAAAGCCAATTTTACTTGACAGGCAAACTAACGAATGATTTTCAGCCGGTACATATTAACGGCGTTAATTTCTATCTTGCTCCTTATGCTGAGCCCGGTATTGTACGCCAGCTCTTTGAAGATGATACGATTCATTCCCACCATGATGCCATGAGAGCATTGATCGGCAAAATGGAAGAGACGCTTAATCCAAATGAACCAAATGTTTTTGTGGGACATGCTTTTGTGTTGGGAGGAAAAACGTCTGATTCGGAACGAGCATTATCGGTAGGGGGTTCAGGCTGTGTCGGGGCTGAACTGTTTGAACCTTTTTCATATACGGCTCTCGGCCATCTTCATAGTCCGGATGCGCTTCAACACGAGAAAATAAAATATTCCGGGTCGCTTCTTAAATATTCTTTTTCCGAAGCCAACCAAAAAAAATCTGTATCCATCATTGAAATGAAGGAAAACGGATCCTTTACAATCCGGTACAAATCACTCAAACCAAAGAAAGATTTGAGGGAAATCGAAGGCTATATGGAAGAGCTGCTTGACCCGGCTTTCTACGAAAAACAATCGTGCGATGATTATTTAAAAGTCACCTTGCTTGATGAAGGGCCTATCATCGATCCAATCAATAAACTGCGCCAGGTCTATCCGAACGTTCTGCACCTTGAAAAAAAACTGGAGTTAACAGACGCGAAAATAAAAAAATCGTTTAATTCAATCAGAGAAGAGAAAAAATCAGAACTTGATTTGTTTGAACAATTTTATCACGAGATGACCACCTCAGAGTTTACGCCGGACAAAAAAGAAATTATGGCAGACGTCATCGAAAAAGTTCTGAAAGAGGAGGGTGTGCGATGAGGCCTTTAAAGCTGACAATGCAAGCGTTCGGCCCTTATGCCGGAAGGGAAATGATTGATTTTACATTATTAGGAAACAGGACGATGTTTGTTATTTCAGGTAAAACCGGTTCGGGAAAAACGACCATCTTTGATGGAATCAGTTATGCCATATACGGGAAAGCGAGCGGTGAAGATCGGAACGGCCCTGAACTCAGGAGCCAGTTTGCCAAAGATGATGTGTTAACAGAAGTTTCGCTCGAATTTTCCTTAAGGCAAAAGACATACCACATTATACGTTCACCCCAGCAGGAAAAACGTAAGGAACGGGGTGATGGGTATACTACTATTGGAGCAAAAGCCGAATTATACGTTTACAATGAAAAAGGGGAAAAACATCTGATTGCTTCAAATATCCGTGAAGTTGATGAAAAAATAAAAGAGATCATGCAGATAGACTCAAACCAGTTCCGGCAAATTGTCATGATCCCTCAAGGAGAATTCCGGAAGCTGCTCACATCTGACAGCAAAGAAAAAGAAGTGATTCTTCAACGATTGTTCCATACGGAAATTTATAAAAGAATTGAAGAAAAATTGAAAGAAGAAGCACTTGAGCTGAAAAACAAAGCGGAAGACCATATCTTGCAGCGAGAACGCGTTCTTCGATCGATTCATGCAGTTAACAGTCAGGAGTTAAAAGAGTATGTCGAAGCTGACAGTGTGAATGACAAACTCATAATCCCATTATTGACTGATGAGATTAAAATGATGGATAAAAGCCTTGAGCGTTTGTCAAAAGAAGGAAACGAAAAACAAGCCGAACGTGACAAGCTTCAGCAGAAATTGTATGAGGCTCAAACGATTGCGAAACAGCTTCAATCGTTAGAGGATTTAAAGGCACGAATGAACGAATTGGAGTCTCAAAGAGAGCTGTTTGAAAAAAAAGAGCAGGAAATAACGCTTGCCTTGAAAGCAGCTTTGCTTTCCCAACAGGAGCAGCTTTGCCACAGATTAAAAAACGATTTGGATCAACTCGTACAAGAAATGGAGAAGATCCATTTGAATGTGCAATCAACCGAGAAAGAGCTAACAGATAAAGAAGCAGAGCTTCAAACGGAAAAAGAACGTGAACAAGATCGTCAAGAAGCTGCCGCTCTCGTAAATCGCCTGCAAAATATTGAAAAAGATGTCCGCTCGTTCTCCGTCATTGAGAAGGAAGCAAATAAATTGCATTTTCTTTTAGATCAGGCAAAAAAGGATAAGCAGACAGCAGAAAACCTTCTATTAAAGATAGAAGAACAGATTAAAAATCTGAATCTACAAAAACAAGAATATGAAAAAAATCAGCTTTTTTATATCGAAAATGAAAGAATGCTTGAAAAGCTGGAGGCCACTTGGAACCGGCTGAATAAGTATGAACAGCTGGCAAAACGTTATAAAAAATCAGTTGCATTATTGAAGGAAAAAAATGCGGCGTATGAACATGCAAATGCCCGGTATCAAGATGCAAAAGCCTTGACAGAGTATTTAGAGGAAAAATGGCTTCAGGGACAGGCGGCAGTGCTCGCCGGACAACTTGCGCCCGGGAAAGCTTGTCCGGTTTGCGGATCGGAACACCATCCGAACCCGGCAATATTCTCTCAAGACGAGATACCTGAAGAAAAAGATTTAAAGGCAGCAAAACAGCAGGTTCTTCTGCTTGAAAAAGAAAGATCAACAGCTGAGTCAGCCTTGTTTGAAATAAAATCACAAGTTCAATCATTAGAACACTCTGTTCAAGAACAACTTTCGGAAATTATACTTGAAATCCCGGACTTTCAAAGTGAAGAGCTGGAAGCAGTAAAAGTTTCATTCGAATCGGAAAGAAAAAAGCTGACTGAAAGCCAGCTGCGTCTAAAAGAGCAACAGCATAAGCTTGTACTAATCATCGCTGAATTGGAGCAATGTGAAGAAAAAAAGGCAAAGATTCAAACGGAGATTCAACGGCTTTCATCAAAGGTTCATGAGCTGACCATTCAATTCACTGAAAAGAAAACGAATCTCGCAAGACTGTTGGAAAGCATTCCTGAACATCTTCGATCAGAAGAGAAATTTGAAACAGAGCTAAAGCGTGCATTGAACCGGAGAGACGAACTGCAAAAAAGGCTGGACCAAGTACAACAGCAATTCCAAAATGCGAAGGAAAAGTATGCAACCGAAAACGCCCGTTTTGAAACAGTGAAAAAGCAAGTGGCTGAAACAGAGAAAAAATTGGCGGCTGAAAGAGAGTCTTTTAAAAACAGCATGATTGGACAAGGGTTTGCTACTTATAAGGAGTATAGCGAGGCGAAAAAAGCAGAAACCGAAATTAAGAAACTGGAGCTTGAAGTTCGAAAATACTGGGAAGAGTACCGGTCTGTCAACGATCGCTACCTTGAACAGTCAGAAATGTTAAAGGACGTAAAAGAACCGGACTTAGACGGTTTATCGAACGAATTGAATCTATTAAACGACCAAATAAAAGAATTACAGGAACGATATACGAATCTCTTAATGAAAAAGCGGGATAACGAAGAAATATTGAAAAAAGTTTTACATATCAATGAGGAAATAAAGGCTCTTGAAGAACGGTATAAAATCATTGGACACTTATATGATATTTCACGGGGACAAAATACGTACCGGATTACATTTGAAAGGTATGTATTGGCGGCCTTCTTAGACGATATTTTAAGAGAAGCAAATATTCGCCTGGCCAAAATGACAAGCGGCCGCTATCAGCTACTAAGGAAATCGGATCGTTCAAAAGGAAATGTTCAAAGCGGACTTGAACTTCTTGTCTTTGACCAATATACAGGCCGAGAACGACATGTAAAAACACTTTCCGGCGGAGAGAGTTTTAAGGCAGCCCTTTCGCTTGCACTTGGTCTCGCTGATGTTGTTCAAAATTATGCCGGCGGAGTTTCAATAGAAACAATGTTTATTGATGAAGGATTTGGAACGCTTGACCCTGAATCTTTAGATCAGGCAATAGAAGCCTTGATCGATATCCAGAACAGCGGCCGGCTTGTTGGAATCATTTCTCACGTACCCGAGCTGAAAGAACGGATCGATGCGAGACTGGAAGTCATTGCAACCCAAAGCGGAAGCACAACCGAATTTCAGTTTGTCAATTAAGTTAGGATACAAGGGCACGCAAATATTACAGATCAAGCGTGCTCTGTTTTTCTATTCCGAATTTTGATGTTGAATATAGGAGTGATAAAATGTGTAAAAACATTGCTCTTTCCTGGAGCGGCGGAAAAGATGGATGTATGGCGTTAGACAAGCTTGTTAAGCAAGGCTATAAAATTTCTTGTTTTGTTACGACGGTTCCGAAAGAAATGGGGAGGACGTTTGGTCACGGGGAAAAAAGGGAATTGATTACGCTCCAAGGGGAAGCATTGGATGTCCCTGTTCATTTTATCGAATGCACCTTTGAAAGTTATACCGAAAGATTCATAGAATCTTTAAAAATGCTTAAAACGAAGTACAATTTAGAAGGCATTGCATTTGGTGATCTTTATTTGGATGAACACCGCGAGTGGGGAGAAAAGACAGCACACTCAAGCGGTTTAGAAGCGATCTATCCGTTGTGGATGAAACAATCGGAAGCTCTAGCTGCATTAGAAGCATTTGTACAATCAGGCTATAAAGCAAAAGTGATAAGAGTGCGGAAAGATATGCTGGAAGATTCATGGCTCGGAAGAGAGGTAAATGGCCGGTTTCTTCATGACATCGTGAAGAAGAATGTTTGCCCGATGGGGGAAGCGGGTGAATATCATACGTTTGTTTATGATGGTCCATTATTTAAGAAAATAATCAAAGTAAACGATGGAGAAGTCATTTCTTACGACCATTCGAGCAGGCTTGAATTAGAAGATGGAGTCTTAATAAATAAAAATTGAATATAAGCATAGTCTTTTATTAAGCGGGGTCTGTATTATGAGCGGACTTTGTGTAAAAAGGGGAGAAATCGTAAATGAAATGGCTGTTTTCATTTCTTGCATTGCTTGGGGGAATCGCAATCGGTTTACAGGCTGTTATTAATGGCGGACTCGGGAAAAAAGTCGGTGCAGTTGAAGGGGCTTTTATTTCGTTTGCAATCGGAACCCTCGCATTATTTTTTGTCGTGATTTTTTTCGGAAAAGGTAATATCTCTGCCGTCTCCAATGTTCCAAAATGGCAGCTGGTTGGCGGTTTACTCGGGGCTTTATATGTGTTTATCATGGTTCTTGTTGTTCCAAAAATAGGCGTGACGAAAGCTTCAATTACTGTCATAGCAGGACAGCTGCTGATTGGTGCGGTTATTGACCATTTCGGTTTGTTAGGCGGAATTCAAGTGCCGCTAGATTTTAGAAAGATACTCGCTATTTCCATGCTTTTCGGATCTTTATTGTTATTTCATTATAAATAATATTTACTTATAATGTAAGGGAATTTACCATCTAGGGGGACAAGAATGAATATAAAAAAAGTTGGGATTGATGCCGGCGGTTCTTTAGTGAAAATCACTTATGAAGAAAGCGGTGTCTTTCATTACAAAAAATATCCGATTAGCGAGCTTGCATCTGCTCTTGAATGGCTGAAAATAGTTGCACCAAATGCAAAAGTGGCTTTGACAGGGGGAAAAGCCTCAATTATGAAAGATCAATTTTTTTCTGAAGGTAAGATTGTTCCCGAATTCGAATCTACTTGTGCGGGAGCCATGTTTTTATTAAATGAGGCTGGAATCGATACTGATAATAAAATAATTATTGTAAATATCGGAACGGGAACTTCATGGTTTGTCGCAGATAAAAATAATTACACTCGCATTTTTGGGAGTGGAATCGGCGGCGGAACGTTGATGGGACTTGGTGCTTTGCTCACAGGCGAAACGGATTTTTCCAAATTGGTTGAATTAGCATCTAATGGAAATAAAGGAAATGTTGATATGTTAGTTAAAGACATCTATTATCCGCAGGAACCCCCAATTGACGGGAACTTGACTGCCAGTAATTTTGCCAAGGGTGTAGTCAATCAAAATAGTTCAAAAGAAGACAAGGCAGCTGCTGTCATTAACATGATTGGGGAAACCCTTGTTTTATTGAGCATGCAGGCAGTATCAGCCCATGGTGCGGATCGTCTTGTTTATATCGGCAGCACGCTTGCAGGGAATGAACCACTAAAACAATGTCTTTCTTCTTATAAAAAGATGGTGGGAATTGAACATGTGTTTTTAGATCATGGAGAATATGCCGGTGCGCTCGGTGCGCTCTTGCTTTTGTAAATATTTTTGTTCGAGCGGCGAAGTGAATGCTATAATAGTGTGTAATGAACATGATGAAATTCTTAAAATGGCGATCTTTTCGAGATCGTCTTATTTTTTCAGAAAACGTTCATGAGTTTTAAACTCCCAACCCTAACATGGACATAGCTTTCATTTTAAGACAAAACCAACAAAATAAGGCGGTGGAGCGAAGCCAAGCTCTAAATATTACAAAGCGAAACAAGTATCTTGCTAAAGATAAGTACCCATTTCTATCTTTGTTAGCGTAGCTCCGCCCCTTTTCCACAGCAAAAAATAAAGAAGGTGGCGCCATTGAACAAAAGGTTTTTTACAATTGGAATGGCAGGGCATATCGACCATGGCAAAACTTCACTCACGAAAGCTCTTACAAATGTTGACACAGACCGTCTGAAAGAGGAAAAAGAGCGGCAAATCTCTATTGAACTTGGTTTTGCACCTTTATACGATGATGGAGAAATTCAAATATCCGTTATCGATGTTCCCGGACACGAGCGGTTCATCCGCCAAATGATCGCCGGAGTTGCCGGAATTGATCTAGTTGTTCTTGTTGTGGCAGCTGATGAAGGAGTCATGCCGCAAACGCGGGAGCATTTGGATATACTTGGTTTTCTCGGAATCAAGAGCGGGATTGTTGCGATCACAAAAATTGACCGGGTTGAGGAAGAGTTTATTGACCTTGTCAAAGATGATATTTTAGAGGAGTTAAAAGGGACGGTTTTTGAAAACTCTCCGTTCGTATTGGTTGACAGCCTGTCGAAAAAAGGGATTGATGAGCTGAAAGGTTTGATTATACATACGTTAAAAGAGCAGGAAACAAGGGATGCAAAAGGACCTTTCCGCCTTCCTATTGACCAGGTTTTTACCGTAAAAGGCCAGGGAACGGTTGTAAGGGGTACGGTTTATGAAGGCACTGTTGAAGAAGGACAGCCTTTAATGATTCTGCCAAAAAGAATTGAAGTTCGCGCCCGCCAGATTCAAGTGCATCACCAGCCTGCTGAAAGAGCATTTGCAGGGCAGCGTGCGGCCATTAACCTTTCCGGGGTCTCAAAGGAAGATTTAGAACGGGGAGATGTTCTTGTATCATCTGAGCATTTCACCGTGACAAAAACGATCGATGTGGCGATTCGAATTGTTGAAAATCTTGAATATGAAGTGAAGCAAAGAATGCCGATCAAATGCCATATCGGTACGGCCGAAGTGATGGGACGAATCGTTTTCTTTGACCGGAACGAACTAAAGGAGGAAAACGGCGAAATTCTTTGTCAACTCCGGCTTGATGAAGAGATTGTTGCGAAACGGGGCGACCGATTTATTTTAAGGCGGCCGAGCCCGCAGGAAACAATCGGCGGAGGCTGGGTCATTGATCCAAACGGGAAAAAATATCGGTTTGGACTGAAAACAATTGAAGAGCTTGAAAAGAAGAAGGAAGGAACTCCTAAAGAACGAGTAATAAGAGCTTTAACCGATGCAACAAGTGCCGTGTTCCAGGAGCTTGCGAAGAAGACTTCCCTTGATGAAGAAACGCTAATACATGTACTGGAAGATGAAGCATTTGTTCTTTATAACGGAAAAGAATATACGTTAGCGTCAATTGTGAATGCAATTGAAGAAGAAGTTTACGGCCGTTTGAAAGAATTTCACGCGGCGTCTCCGATGAAGCAAGGGATAAATAAAGCTGAATTGCTGCAAATGCTGCAAAAAACTTTCCCTCGTACATTAATTGAGCATGTGCTGGAAAGGGGAGTTGAGAAAGGTATGTTTGGCCGCCGCGAGCAATTTGTATTTCTTGGAGAGTTCGTTCCGCATATACCTGAAAACTGGCAAAAGCGGGTAGAGAATATGCTTGAGGAATTGAAAACAGATGGCTTTAAGGTCCGTTATTTAACGGATTATATTGCGGGCGCCGGCATTCCGGACAGCCTAATTGACGACTTGAAAAAGCATTTAGAAAAACAGGGATTTATCGTACCGCTAAATGATCAGTATTATTGGCATAGCGATCATTTCAATGAAGCAGTAAAAAGGCTTAAAGAACACACCGGAACAGAATTTGAAATAGGCGATGCGAAAGAAGTATTAAACTTATCGCGCAAATATATGATCCCATTCCTTGAGCGCCTCGACGCATTCGGACACACAAAACGAGTCGAGAACAAACGAATTTGGCAATAAAAAAGGGGTCTGGCCCTCAATCGTTTAACGCGTTAAAGCGATGCGGGCCAGACCCTCAATGCGTTAAAGCAGTAAAGCGGCGTGGGACTGACCCTTTGATGCACTTTCCTTGACTTTCATTTTCTGTTGAAACTATAATGGTTACATCGAGAAGGGAAATGAGTGGTAATTAGTTGCTTTTATTTTTTTCAAATGGTTGTAACTGATTATGTTACATCTAAACCCTCTTGAGAAAATTGTTTGAAAGGAAGGATCGTATATGTCAATTGTTGTGACTGGAACTACAGGCATTTTAGGAGGTCTTGTTATTGAACACCTTCTTAAAAAAGTGCCTGCAAAAGAAATTATTGCAAGCGTTCGAAATGTGGAGAAAGCTGCAAATCTTGCCGATCTTGGCGTGGAAGTTCGTCATGGGGATTATATGGATATGGAGTCTATGAAGAAATCGTTTGAAGGAGCTTCAAAGGTGCTCTTTATCTCAAGCCCGGATACTGATAATACTCTTCGTGTCCGCCAGCATGCGAATGTCGTTCAAGCTGCAAGAGATGCGGGGGTAAAACATATTGCCTATACGGGTTATGCGTTTGGTGAACAATCTCAAGTGCCTCTTGCATTCGTCCATATGGCTACGGAATATGCAATTCGTACAACGAATATTCCTTATACTTTCCTTCGTAATTCTCTTTATATGGAAGTCTTTGTAAATCCTGGACTCAATGCAGCAATAGAAAGTGGAGAATTAGTTACAAATGCAGGAAATGGAAAACTTAATGCTGTGACTCGCAATGATCTTGCTTTGGCTGCTGCAACAGTTCTTACTGAGGAAGGTCATGAAAACAAAAGCTACAATCTTGTAAACCCGCAGCCTTGGAGCTTCGATGAGCTTGCACAAATCATCACTGAAGTAACAGGTAAGAATGTTGTGCATCGATCTGTTTCATATAATGAAATGAAGGAATACCTTGTAAAGGCCGGACTCCCGGAACCTGTCGCTGAGCTTTCTGCAGGTATTTATCAAGGAGTAGCAGAAGGTGAGACAGCAAAAACATCCGATGATCTAACAAATCTAATTGGAACCCCGACTTCGCTTAAAGAAGTTGTAAAACAAACGTTACAAGGATAAAATAACAATATTGTGTAAGAGAGGCTGACTTAAATGTAAAGGGCCAACCCCCTTCAATCGAGTCAGCCCCTTTTATGAGAGGAACTTCAGCACTAAAATTTATGTAAAGTTCGTTATCATTCAGAAAGAAGGAATTATGCTATGAAATTAAGTATTCTAGATCAATCCCCAATTTCTTCCGGAACAACAGCCGCAAAAGCATTGCAAGAATCAATGAAACTAGCGCAGATTGGAGAAAAATTAGGATATACTCGTTATTGGATTGCGGAGCACCATGATCTCCCCGGACTTGCCTGTTCTGCCCCTGAAGTCATGTTAGGATACATTGGGGCCAACACAGAAAAAATTCGTATTGGAGCTGGAGCTGTTTTACTTCCGCATTATAAACCTTATAAAATTGCCGAAACTTTTAATATGCTTGCAACCTTATTTCCGGATCGCATTGATTTAGGGATTGGAAGAGCTCCGGGAGGAACTGCTGAAGCAACGATGGCTCTTTCAGATTACTTTTTGGAACAAGTTCGGAACATGCCTGAATCTTTCAATGATCTCCTCCATTTTTTACAAAACGATTTTCCTTCCGATCATGTGTTCTCAAAAATTTCTGCTTCCCCGGTACCCGAGATCTCGCCTGAACCTTGGATTCTCGGAACGAGTGAAAAAAGTGCGATTCTTGCAGCGGAAACCGGAACTGCATATGCATTCGGACACTTTATGAGTGATAAAGAAGGACCGAGCATTATGAAAAACTATCTGAAAAATTTTAAAACCAATGGCAGGTTGCAACAGCCTAAATCAATTGTCGCTGTATCCGCGATTTGTTCCGAAACAACAGAAAGAGCAGAGGAACTTGCCTTAAGTAATCTTTTGTGGGAAATACAACTTGAAAAAGGAACAGGAAAAAAAGGGGTACCTTCAGTGGAAGAAGCAAAACAGTATTCATATAATAGCGATGAAAAAAAGAAGATCAAAAATATGAGAAACAAAATGGTGATTGGAAATCCGCGCGAAGTGAAGCAACAGCTTATTGAATTACAAACGTTATATGAAGCAGACGAAATTATGATTATTACCATTACACATAGTTATGAAGATCGTATTCAATCTTATAAACTGATTGCAAATGAAGTTTTATCTGAACAAGTTTAATGTAAGTTGGTGATGATCGGAAGAGCTCTGCTGATCACTCAACATCCACAAGAAATTCATATTGTTTACCAGTTTAAGCTGGTTAATGAGTAGTTATTGTTTGGATATGAGCCTTTATTCAGTGAAATGAGCCTTTAATATGAAATATGAAATATGAGCCTTTGTTCTAATTATGAGCCCTTATTCGAATAAATAAGCCTTCATCCCGATAGATATATGAGTCTTCAGAAAAAATTCCACATATTTTTATGTGAGCATTTTGCATATTTTTTGGCCCTAGAGCTATAAGGATTTCAAGGCAATAAAAAAGGACTTCACCCCTAAAATGAAGAATTTTTTGAAGTGACTAAACCACAAAAATTCAAAAGGGTGAAGTCATTTTGTTACGCCCTTATGCCAAACAGTATTAAACACTTAATTTCCTCTCATGATACTTCCGCTATCAACTTAGTTATCCCCAATCATATATAGCATTTCGCTATGTTTTTGTATTAATTAAATGCAAAAATCCACTAATGCCTTAGACAACTGTAACCGTCAAGTAGTTTTGAACACTTTTTGCTCGTTAATTTTGAACACTTTGTTTCTCAAAAATGGTAGTTCGATGCTTCATTCTGTAACTGTCATTTTCATTTAGCTGAATGACCTCTACTCGATGAAGCAAACGATCCAAAATAGCCATCATGATCCCTTGGTCTCCCATCAATTCACTCCATTCTTCTGGTCCTTTGTTAGAGGTTAGAATAATGGAGCTACGTTCGTATAGATGGTTTACTAGATGAAAGAACAAATTTGCTTCCCTTTGATCGATAGCCATGTACATTAAATCATCAATAATGACTAAATCTGATTCTCTTATTCTTTTAAGCTGGATTTGCGACTTCCTTATATACTCTTCCGTTTTTAATTGGTGTACAAGCTCTCCCATAGTTGAAAAAGCAACCTTATAACCCTTATGAATGGCTTCTATCCCTAATCCAATTCCAATATGAGTTTTACCCGCCCCTTGAGGGCCTAATAGAATCAGATTGTATTGTTGCTCTAGCCAATTGAGTTCTCTTAATTGGTTTAATTGACGCTTACTAAGAGATTTCTGCTCTTCGATATAAAATTCATCTAATGTCTTTTGATAAGGGAACTGTGCCCATTTCAATCTCTTTTCCACATTCTTTTCTTCTCTTCGTTTTAACTCATACATTAGGAGCTCCTGTAGAAACTCTTGATAGGTCCACGACATTTTTTCTGCATTACGAAGTAACGCGGGCAGTTCATTAGCCGTTTCCGTCATCCGAAGATGGCGGAAATACTCTTGAAGGATCTGTACTGTTTTCGTCATGATGAAGCACCCCCTAATATCTTGATATAATCATCCATTTCCCTAGTTGCTGCTGTGGCTTTTATTGCCGGGTTGATATTTTTAGGTTCTTGAATTGAATTTGGTTTCGAAGTTTTTGTTTCTTTTAATCGAGTAAAATGTTGGGCAATATCCCGAAGATCATTGGCACTCCATAACTGATCTTTGATACAAACAGCTAGGGCCTCATCTATATCTTGTCGATATTGGGTGATGGCACATTGAATGACTTGTAGTTGGTCCCGAATGTATCTTGGATAACGGATTCCAACCTCATGGATAAACTGCTCTGCTTTTTCTTGATCCTTAAACTGCCGAATTACGGTTTCTTTGTATGCATGAATTCCTTTTGAGCGATCTCTTGTATGTTGACGGTTCTTTATCAATTCTCCTTTTCCGTGGCATAGTGGGTGTCTGGCTAAGACTTCTCCATGTGGTTCTCTTCTTATGATGAGCTCTTCCTCTTGGGTTTCTACATACACCGTATTGTCTCCCCTTGGGCGATAAGTCCCTAA from Bacillus methanolicus includes these protein-coding regions:
- a CDS encoding AAA family ATPase gives rise to the protein MRPLKLTMQAFGPYAGREMIDFTLLGNRTMFVISGKTGSGKTTIFDGISYAIYGKASGEDRNGPELRSQFAKDDVLTEVSLEFSLRQKTYHIIRSPQQEKRKERGDGYTTIGAKAELYVYNEKGEKHLIASNIREVDEKIKEIMQIDSNQFRQIVMIPQGEFRKLLTSDSKEKEVILQRLFHTEIYKRIEEKLKEEALELKNKAEDHILQRERVLRSIHAVNSQELKEYVEADSVNDKLIIPLLTDEIKMMDKSLERLSKEGNEKQAERDKLQQKLYEAQTIAKQLQSLEDLKARMNELESQRELFEKKEQEITLALKAALLSQQEQLCHRLKNDLDQLVQEMEKIHLNVQSTEKELTDKEAELQTEKEREQDRQEAAALVNRLQNIEKDVRSFSVIEKEANKLHFLLDQAKKDKQTAENLLLKIEEQIKNLNLQKQEYEKNQLFYIENERMLEKLEATWNRLNKYEQLAKRYKKSVALLKEKNAAYEHANARYQDAKALTEYLEEKWLQGQAAVLAGQLAPGKACPVCGSEHHPNPAIFSQDEIPEEKDLKAAKQQVLLLEKERSTAESALFEIKSQVQSLEHSVQEQLSEIILEIPDFQSEELEAVKVSFESERKKLTESQLRLKEQQHKLVLIIAELEQCEEKKAKIQTEIQRLSSKVHELTIQFTEKKTNLARLLESIPEHLRSEEKFETELKRALNRRDELQKRLDQVQQQFQNAKEKYATENARFETVKKQVAETEKKLAAERESFKNSMIGQGFATYKEYSEAKKAETEIKKLELEVRKYWEEYRSVNDRYLEQSEMLKDVKEPDLDGLSNELNLLNDQIKELQERYTNLLMKKRDNEEILKKVLHINEEIKALEERYKIIGHLYDISRGQNTYRITFERYVLAAFLDDILREANIRLAKMTSGRYQLLRKSDRSKGNVQSGLELLVFDQYTGRERHVKTLSGGESFKAALSLALGLADVVQNYAGGVSIETMFIDEGFGTLDPESLDQAIEALIDIQNSGRLVGIISHVPELKERIDARLEVIATQSGSTTEFQFVN
- a CDS encoding SDR family oxidoreductase, giving the protein MSIVVTGTTGILGGLVIEHLLKKVPAKEIIASVRNVEKAANLADLGVEVRHGDYMDMESMKKSFEGASKVLFISSPDTDNTLRVRQHANVVQAARDAGVKHIAYTGYAFGEQSQVPLAFVHMATEYAIRTTNIPYTFLRNSLYMEVFVNPGLNAAIESGELVTNAGNGKLNAVTRNDLALAAATVLTEEGHENKSYNLVNPQPWSFDELAQIITEVTGKNVVHRSVSYNEMKEYLVKAGLPEPVAELSAGIYQGVAEGETAKTSDDLTNLIGTPTSLKEVVKQTLQG
- a CDS encoding DMT family transporter, with the protein product MKWLFSFLALLGGIAIGLQAVINGGLGKKVGAVEGAFISFAIGTLALFFVVIFFGKGNISAVSNVPKWQLVGGLLGALYVFIMVLVVPKIGVTKASITVIAGQLLIGAVIDHFGLLGGIQVPLDFRKILAISMLFGSLLLFHYK
- the selB gene encoding selenocysteine-specific translation elongation factor, translated to MNKRFFTIGMAGHIDHGKTSLTKALTNVDTDRLKEEKERQISIELGFAPLYDDGEIQISVIDVPGHERFIRQMIAGVAGIDLVVLVVAADEGVMPQTREHLDILGFLGIKSGIVAITKIDRVEEEFIDLVKDDILEELKGTVFENSPFVLVDSLSKKGIDELKGLIIHTLKEQETRDAKGPFRLPIDQVFTVKGQGTVVRGTVYEGTVEEGQPLMILPKRIEVRARQIQVHHQPAERAFAGQRAAINLSGVSKEDLERGDVLVSSEHFTVTKTIDVAIRIVENLEYEVKQRMPIKCHIGTAEVMGRIVFFDRNELKEENGEILCQLRLDEEIVAKRGDRFILRRPSPQETIGGGWVIDPNGKKYRFGLKTIEELEKKKEGTPKERVIRALTDATSAVFQELAKKTSLDEETLIHVLEDEAFVLYNGKEYTLASIVNAIEEEVYGRLKEFHAASPMKQGINKAELLQMLQKTFPRTLIEHVLERGVEKGMFGRREQFVFLGEFVPHIPENWQKRVENMLEELKTDGFKVRYLTDYIAGAGIPDSLIDDLKKHLEKQGFIVPLNDQYYWHSDHFNEAVKRLKEHTGTEFEIGDAKEVLNLSRKYMIPFLERLDAFGHTKRVENKRIWQ
- a CDS encoding diphthine--ammonia ligase; this translates as MCKNIALSWSGGKDGCMALDKLVKQGYKISCFVTTVPKEMGRTFGHGEKRELITLQGEALDVPVHFIECTFESYTERFIESLKMLKTKYNLEGIAFGDLYLDEHREWGEKTAHSSGLEAIYPLWMKQSEALAALEAFVQSGYKAKVIRVRKDMLEDSWLGREVNGRFLHDIVKKNVCPMGEAGEYHTFVYDGPLFKKIIKVNDGEVISYDHSSRLELEDGVLINKN
- a CDS encoding exonuclease SbcCD subunit D, with product MKFIHTADWHLGKLVHGIYMTEDQREVLRQFVELVEEEKPDAVVIAGDLYDRSVPPTSAVELLDEILFKINVELKTPIVAVAGNHDSAERLSFGSSWYRQSQFYLTGKLTNDFQPVHINGVNFYLAPYAEPGIVRQLFEDDTIHSHHDAMRALIGKMEETLNPNEPNVFVGHAFVLGGKTSDSERALSVGGSGCVGAELFEPFSYTALGHLHSPDALQHEKIKYSGSLLKYSFSEANQKKSVSIIEMKENGSFTIRYKSLKPKKDLREIEGYMEELLDPAFYEKQSCDDYLKVTLLDEGPIIDPINKLRQVYPNVLHLEKKLELTDAKIKKSFNSIREEKKSELDLFEQFYHEMTTSEFTPDKKEIMADVIEKVLKEEGVR
- the coaW gene encoding type II pantothenate kinase, giving the protein MNIKKVGIDAGGSLVKITYEESGVFHYKKYPISELASALEWLKIVAPNAKVALTGGKASIMKDQFFSEGKIVPEFESTCAGAMFLLNEAGIDTDNKIIIVNIGTGTSWFVADKNNYTRIFGSGIGGGTLMGLGALLTGETDFSKLVELASNGNKGNVDMLVKDIYYPQEPPIDGNLTASNFAKGVVNQNSSKEDKAAAVINMIGETLVLLSMQAVSAHGADRLVYIGSTLAGNEPLKQCLSSYKKMVGIEHVFLDHGEYAGALGALLLL